A single Prevotella sp. E15-22 DNA region contains:
- a CDS encoding cell division protein FtsQ/DivIB: MNWKKVALVFFGIVLAVYMVMAMTIFNTPDEEVICKGVSINMANGHVKGFLTEDDVKRMLTVDHINPQGQSMPHVNVRIIEETLRGKELIDSVECYKGQDGFVCIDIYQRIPVVRVMSQDGANYYVDNHGKPMPGTDYPCNLIVATGHITKAYAEKWLVPMVNIILQDPFWQNQIEQLNVLGDGSVELVPRVGEHIAYLGQPNNIDKKLDRLRKFYRYGLSQAGWNKYSRVSVEFDNQIVCIRK; this comes from the coding sequence ATGAACTGGAAAAAGGTTGCATTGGTATTCTTCGGCATTGTCCTGGCTGTCTATATGGTGATGGCTATGACCATCTTCAATACGCCTGATGAGGAGGTTATCTGTAAGGGCGTGTCTATCAACATGGCCAACGGGCATGTGAAGGGCTTCCTGACCGAAGATGATGTCAAGCGAATGCTCACTGTGGATCATATTAATCCTCAGGGCCAGTCTATGCCTCACGTCAACGTGCGTATCATTGAGGAGACCCTTCGTGGCAAGGAACTCATCGACAGCGTGGAGTGTTACAAAGGGCAAGATGGCTTTGTGTGCATTGACATCTACCAGCGCATACCTGTTGTCAGGGTGATGAGTCAGGATGGTGCCAACTATTATGTTGACAACCACGGCAAGCCCATGCCTGGCACCGATTATCCTTGTAACCTTATTGTGGCCACTGGACACATTACCAAAGCCTATGCCGAGAAATGGCTGGTGCCGATGGTTAACATCATCCTTCAGGATCCCTTCTGGCAGAACCAGATAGAACAGTTGAATGTCCTTGGCGATGGCTCCGTTGAGTTGGTTCCTCGAGTGGGCGAGCATATTGCCTACTTAGGTCAGCCGAATAATATCGATAAGAAGTTAGACCGCCTTCGCAAGTTCTATCGCTACGGACTCAGTCAGGCCGGATGGAATAAATACTCGCGTGTCAGCGTGGAATTCGATAATCAAATTGTGTGCATAAGGAAATAA